The following proteins are encoded in a genomic region of Pseudorca crassidens isolate mPseCra1 chromosome 1, mPseCra1.hap1, whole genome shotgun sequence:
- the ITGB1 gene encoding integrin beta-1, whose protein sequence is MNLQLIFWIGLISSVCSVFGQADENRCLKANAKSCGECIQAGPNCGWCTNSTFLQEGMPTSARCDDLEALKKKGCHPDDIENPRGSKDIKKNKNVTNRSKGTAEKLQPEDITQIQPQQLVLQLRSGEPQTFTLKFKRAEDYPIDLYYLMDLSYSMKDDLENVKSLGTDLMNEMRRITSDFRIGFGSFVEKTVMPYISTTPAKLRNPCTSEQNCTSPFSYKNVLSLTDKGEVFNELVGKQRISGNLDSPEGGFDAIMQVAVCGSLIGWRNVTRLLVFSTDAGFHFAGDGKLGGIVLPNDGQCHLENDVYTMSHYYDYPSIAHLVQKLSENNIQTIFAVTEEFQPVYKELKNLIPKSAVGTLSANSSNVIQLIIDAYNSLSSEVILENSKLPEGVTINYKSYCKNGVNGTGENGRKCSNISIGDEVQFEISVTSNKCPNKNSETIKIKPLGFTEEVEIILQFICECECQSEGIPSSPKCHDGNGTFECGACRCNEGRVGRHCECSTDEVNSEDMDAYCRKENSSEICSNNGECVCGQCVCRKRDNTNEIYSGKFCECDNFNCDRSNGLICGGNGVCKCRVCECNPNYTGSACDCSLDTTSCTAVNGQICNGRGVCECGACKCTDPKFQGPTCEMCQTCLGVCAEHKECVQCRAFNKGEKKDTCAQECSHFNITKVENRDRLPQPGQVDPLSHCKEKDVDDCWFYFTYSVNGNNEATVHVVETPECPTGPDIIPIVAGVVAGIVLIGLALLLIWKLLMIIHDRREFAKFEKEKMNAKWDTGENPIYKSAVTTVVNPKYEGK, encoded by the exons ATGAATTTACAACTGATTTTCTGGATTGGATTGATCAGTTCAGTTTGCTCTGTGTTTGGCCAAGCAG ATGAAAATAGATGTTTAAAAGCAAATGCCAAATCATGTGGAGAGTGTATACAAGCAGGGCCCAATTGTGGATGGTGCACCAATTCA ACATTTTTACAAGAAGGAATGCCTACTTCTGCTCGATGTGATGATTTagaagccttaaaaaagaagggcTGTCATCCAGATGACATCGAAAATCCCAGAGGCtccaaagatataaagaaaaataaaaatgtcaccaACCGTAGCAAAGGAACAGCAGAGAAGCTGCAGCCAGAAGATATTACTCAGATCCAACCACAGCAGTTGGTTTTGCAGTTACGATCAG GGGAGCCACAGacatttacattaaaattcaAGCGAGCTGAAGACTATCCCATCGATCTCTACTACCTTATGGACCTCTCCTACTCTATGAAAGACGACTTGGAGAATGTGAAAAGTCTTGGAACTGATTTGATGAATGAAATGAGAAGGATTACTTCAGACTTCCGAATTG ggTTTGGCTCATTTGTGGAGAAAACCGTGATGCCTTACATTAGCACAACACCAGCTAAACTCAGGAACCCTTGCACAAGTGAACAGAACTGCACCAGCCCATTTAGCTATAAAAATGTGCTCAGCCTTACTGATAAAGGGGAGGTATTTAATGAACTTGTTGGTAAACAGCGCATATCTGGAAATTTGGATTCTCCAGAAGGTGGCTTTGATGCAATCATGCAAGTTGCAGTTTGTGGA TCTTTGATTGGCTGGAGGAATGTGACACGGCTGCTGGTGTTTTCCACGGATGCTGGGTTTCACTTTGCTGGAGATGGGAAACTTGGTGGCATTGTTTTACCAAATGATGGACAGTGTCACCTGGAAAATGATGTGTACACAATGAGCCATTATTAT GATTATCCTTCTATTGCTCACCTTGTCCAAAAACTAAGTGAAAATAACATTCAGACGATTTTTGCAGTTACTGAAGAATTTCAGCCCGTTTACAAG GAACTGAAAAATTTGATCCCTAAGTCAGCAGTAGGAACATTATCTGCAAATTCTAGCAATGTAATTCAGTTGATCATCGATGCATACAAT TCCTTGTCTTCAGaagtcattttggaaaacagcaaATTACCAGAAGGAGTAACAATAAATTACAAGTCTTACTGCAAGAATGGGGTGAATGGAACAggggaaaatgggagaaaatgctCTAATATTTCCATTGGGGATGAG GTTCAATTTGAAATCAGCGTAACTTCAAATAAATGTCCAAATAAGAATTCTGAAACCATTAAAATTAAGCCTCTGGGCTTCACTGAAGAAGTAGAGATTATTCTTCAGTTCATCTGTGAATGTGAATGCCAGAGTGAAGGCATCCCTAGCAGTCCCAAGTGCCATGATGGCAATGGGACCTTTGAGTGTGGAGCCTGCAG GTGCAACGAGGGACGTGTTGGGAGACATTGTGAATGTAGCACAGATGAGGTGAACAGTGAAGATATGGACGCTTACTGCAGGAAAGAGAACAGTTCAGAAATATGTAGCAACAACGGAGAATGTGTCTGTGGACAGTGTGTGTGTCGGAAGAGGGATAATACAAACGAAATTTATTCTGGCAAATTCTGCGAGTGTGATAATTTCAACTGTGATAGATCCAATGGCTTAATTTGTGGAG GAAATGGTGTCTGCAAGTGTCGTGTGTGTGAATGCAACCCTAACTACACTGGCAGTGCCTGTGACTGTTCTCTGGACACTACCTCCTGCACGGCTGTGAATGGGCAGATCTGCAATGGCCGGGGCGTCTGTGAGTGTGGCGCCTGTAAGTGTACAGATCCCAAGTTCCAAGGGCCGACCTGTGAGATGTGCCAGACGTGCCTTGGAGTCTGTGCTGAGCATAA gGAATGTGTTCAGTGCCGAGCCttcaacaaaggagaaaagaaagacacgTGTGCTCAGGAATGTTCACATTTCAACATTACCAAGGTTGAAAATCGGGACAGGTTGCCCCAGCCAGGCCAGGTGGATCCCCTGTCCCATTGTAAGGAGAAGGACGTTGACGATTGCTGGTTCTACTTCACATATTCAGTGAATGGGAACAATGAGGCCACTGTTCATGTTGTAGAGACTCCAG AGTGCCCCACTGGTCCAGACATTATCCCAATTGTAGCAGGTGTGGTTGCTGGAATTGTTCTTATTGGCCTTGCATTGCTGCTGATTTGGAAGCTTTTAATGATCATTCATGACAGAAGGGAATTTGccaaatttgaaaaggaaaaaatgaatgcCAAATGGGACACG